The DNA region ATGTGTTTGGGGTTGTTGTCTTGTTGAAATACCCATTTCAGGGGCACTTCCTCTTTGGCATACAgcaaaataattataatataatataatataatataaaagtaTTCTTATTAATTGAAAACATGGGGTGCAGAAGGGAAGGGGAGCTGGGCCACTCCCTCTGGAAACCACCAGAGCGGAGGAAGTATGAGGCCTTGATGGTTTCAGGAGTGCAAGCAAAGGTCTCTTTAAATGAGGTGTTCCTTGACAAATTTTAACCAATTCTGCAAGTACCGTTTTTTCAACAATGGTACTTTCCGGGGGCTTCTTGCTGATAGCTTGGCTTCAGTCAAACATCTTCTGACTGTGATAGTACTTACAGATCAAAATCTTTGATTTTACTGGAGGTGACAGTTGGCTGAATCCTTGCCATTCTGACTATTCTTTGTTTTCTTCCATgtgttttgggtttttttgtTGCCATTTTAAAGCATTTGAGGTCATTTTATCTGCGCATCCTATAATTTACTGCACTTCTTTATATGTTTACCTCTCTCCAATCAACTTTTTAATCAAATTACGTTGTTCCTCTGAGCAACGTTTAGAACGATCCATTTTACTTAAGCCATTTAGGAAATATgtgaaaaatgaaaacaatgtgTGAAACATTTGCCTCCCGTCTTCCTTAATACGGATAGTAATGGACACAATGAATGAATTCTCTAATTAAACTCCACACTGCTATTGTGTTGAACATGGCTGACACATCTCCAGAAGCTGGCCTTTGTGTCTCACCGAGGAAAGGATCAAGCCCAGTGTTTTTCCTGCAGGATTCTCCAGAAAGGGCGATGAAGAGAAATATAGCATTGCTAAGGGAAGTCAGAGATTTCAATGAATGAGTCCATTACTCGAACaagcagtgtgtgtgtcatgACAGTTGGCTGTCTTGTTCTTCTATTACACTACTACATCTACAAGTAAATTATTTGCCATGCAGAAATATCACTACTACAATTAACAGTGGTTCATCAGGTTACTGATGTTGCTATTTTTTGTACACAACTGTAGTTAGCTGCTCCCTACTGCAGTTTCCATGTGAAGAAACCCAGACAGAGCTTGGTCCCTGTCCATGACGGAGTGTTCTGGTCCTCACGGTTACTTGCAGCCTGGTGAAaggcattcactggaagctcagcctagccacACTCATACCAAATTGACTTCCCGACAgcatgtatgtttgtaatgtgccatTGGCCTCACTTGGTACGTCTCTTTCAAcaaaaatgtctgctaaataGAATAACTGTAAATGCAAATGAACGGGCGGGAAAATGTGGGGCGCAGAGGGGGAGGGGAGCTGGACCACTCCCTCTGGAAACCACTAGAGCGGCGCTGTACAACTAAGTATGAGGCCTTGAAGGTTTCAGGAGCGCAAGCAAAGGTGCAGGTAAAGGTGTGTTAAAAATGCAGAGCGAGGTTCCAGCAAGAGCGGGAGACAGACACACGGGTGCCCCACACCCCACTGTGTAACACTGGCTGCCCAGAAGACCATTAATTGTTTATACACATTGCGACATACTTCAGCGAAGCCACATGACAtcagtgtttgtttttattttcctttcGAGATGAAAATGCAGATGTTGTCACATGCTCTTTATGGAAAAAGCCGGTGCAGCTTGGTTGAAGTCAGAGGTGGCTGGCTCTCCAAACAGATGTTTACTGTTTTTCTAGAGATGATTTGTTCTCCTGTCAATACTGATCCCCATCCAAGCAAAACTGAGTGCCCTGTGCTGGCCCAGGGCTATGAGcagcaggtgtgtgtggggaggcgcTGGCCTGCCACGGGCCTCAGGCCGGCCAATACCACACTGCGCCCCCGGGTCCCCCACAGAAGCCATTAAGCGGGCTGGCTTGTGGAATAATGTGTTTGGTTTGGCCGGGGCCTCCAGCAGGTGCTCTGGGGCCTGATTCGGGCTGCCGCTGGCTGCCGCTTTTTGACCCCCAGCCATGGCTGCTTTATGATTCAGCAGTGGTAACCCTCCACGGGCTGCGAGTGGACCCCGCTGTCCGGCCACTGCCTGGCCAGACTCAGTAAGAGTACAGCCTTTAGCGTGAAGCAGCTGAGCTAGCGTGTTAGCTTAGCATCCGGGCTGGGGGATGACTGCCTGGCCTGAGACCAAAAGATTGCAAGtctgagatcctggaggactCGGCTGCTGTGTCATTGAGTGTGTGTGAATATGCAGACATATAACAGGGCTGTGTAAGTTGTGAAGGATAACAGGAAGTGGAATATCGACTCATTGTCGTGGAGAATATTGCATCACACTTTGTTCTGCTTTACTATTGTCTTGTAAGGTATTTCTGAATAAAATCTGAATAAAATGCTGAAATAGAAGGAACTAAAAAGCAATTGGTTGAAGCCTCGACTGCTGCACCAATCAGGCGTGAGCAGCACCTGCAGTGAGAGAAGCAGAGGCGTTACATCAGGGCATGAGCAGCTGATCAGGTGACGTGAAATAGTACCAGCGGTTTGCATATGGAGGCAGCACATGCTACGGGGCCAGGTCGGATGTGactaactgctgtctgtctgtctgtctgtctgtctgagggAAAGAATCCCGAATATCCCCATAAGCAGGTGATGTAATATACGTCAATTTCTgctaaaaaaacaacaaaaaaaagatttacTGGCTTAGTCTAAAACGGCACCTGGAGAATAATCTGTGATCAAGATTTAGCTTCTTCAACAGGGGTGGGGGCTCAGTGACACTCATGAGATTTGCTCATCAAATCAGTGATAAAGTGAATTAGAGCAGATGGACGGCCATAAAAAGGAGAACAGAGACAGATCTATGATCTGAGAACTTCAGATTGTGTGAAGATCAGAGGTGTCCCCTACATCGTGGGAAGGGGCTGGGACAGTAACTGCATAATGTCTATGGCAAAACTCACCTGTTACTCTCAGGATGAGGCCTTCAAAGCCAGGAAGTGGTCAGACCGACTGGTAAACATACTCGGTGGAGTACAGCATGTGGCCAGCATGGTCCAATTAATAAACCGTCAGAGAGAACAGTTAGCGGTTAACAAAAGGCTGAACAAGTCACTGTAAACTGCTGAGGGAAACAGACAGAGGCACTATGGGATGGGGTGGCTGAGAGGGTGTGCTGCAACTGAAACCAGCCTCCCACAAATGGATGGGAATGTACACAGTGCCCCCAGAGGCAGGCACAGGGCATGACCGCTCTCTCGGGTGTGCCAACCTGCTGCCATTATATGGAAACGGTGATGTGGAACTTCCTGGATATGCTGGGCACTGTCCTGTAAAACCTGATCCTTTTATTTGTTCTGTGGAACTGCACTGAAAGAGCATTAGGTCCGAGCTGAACACGTAGTGAGGCGAACACACGGGAGAGGTGACTGCAAGGCCGGCCTAGCCATTAGTAGGGAGACGGAGCCATGCTCGAGCAGCACGAAGAGCACAGTCACCGACTGGGTCTATTACCACGAAATACGAGAATAGCTGGACAAAAATAGAAAAAAGAAATCGagtgataaaaataaataacgaACACACGGTGTATCATAAATGAGAAAATAAGCAGGGGCTTTGGGGTTTACTGGGACCACCGAGAGGAACTCGGCACAGATGCTCTGGGCAATAAGCAAGATTAAACGTGAGCGTGAGCGGGAAGGCAGGTAAAGTGAGGTCTGCACGAAACGTCGGCTGTTATTTCACTCACAGAAGAGCGAAGGCAGATGAGTCACCGTCCACACTGCGTCCTCCCAGCTCTCCGTGCAGACTCACTTCCTTACATCAGTACGCCAGCACAGAGTCATAAATAACATGGGAGCTCCTTGATGCTTTTTCCACAGTTTAAACCAAGGGGTTTGTTTAAATCACAactcctgctgctgctgcagcacAGACCCTGACTGTCGGAGCCCCATCCAGTCCATGGAGGGGTAGTCTGCCGGCATTGTGCTTTATCATGTCATCCAGGGTGCAAGATTAAACAGAAGTTTGTTTGTGTCACAGAGAGTGCGCCCCCTTCAGGTTGCCGTGTGAAGCACCATTCGGATTGGCTCCTCATTCAGCAAGGGCAGCATCTTTCACTGCTGCGTTTGATCTACTTTGCAGAAACCTCACCACCCGAATGTGGACCATGATGAACAGCTAGGATATTGACTAGCGTGCAGAGTGTAGGCAAGGCCTGAAAGCACCGCAAGGTCTgtttgtggatggatggacaccagACTTAAGATGGTGTTTATAACGGGACCCATATGAGATGCCTGGGTTCTTTGAACGGTGGAAACAATAACAGGATCTGGAGGAAGACGCCTGAAGCtcacagcgccctctgctgccaCAGAGCTGTTCCGTGTGCAGTGGCTCTGGTCCCACACAtacatgtgcgtgtgttttACTAAGTCACAGCAGGGACAGCTCCGAGGCTGCGATATAAACATGACGCCCTTAACGTTTCCTTAACACCACACAAAGGCGCCCCTTCTCTGAGAAACCCAGCGCACGTTCTGCATGGAAAAGGTCAAGGCCGCACAAGTGTCCAAAGAGCCTCATGAATAGTCAATGTATGGAATTGTCTGTTTGACCTTTAGAGATCCTGCTGGTTGCTTTTTTGGGCTCACAGACtaaacaggaaaaaataagTGCCATGACTTGCTCGCAAccagtctgaaggtgtgaggccGCTAGGCGGGGCCATTTCCGTGCAAAGACGCCCTGCGGCCCACGAGCTCTGTCGAAAGCTTGCCGTGACCCGGCTGGTGGCCCGGTGGACCTCACAGACAGGAGGGAGCCGCTGCAGCCTGCCAGCTGAGGGATCGTGTACTGAGCAGCATTCATCTGTCAAGGACACTCACAAGGTCCTTCGGAAGGCATACGTGAGGGCAGGGGGAACAGGATGTGGCAGCACTGAGTCACACGGTTGCATGCTCTTTCCTACAAATTGTGTTCACTGGCCTGCCTGCTGCACACTGGGCCCCAGAAAAAAAGTGCAAAATACACTCAGATCAGACCTGCTGCACGGAAGCCAAACTTTATTATGTTTGGTAACAAAGAGACCATCAGAGTGCACAAACAGACATGGTTCAGGGCAAATACATCCCAAGTGGCTTCTAAAAATAAGTCAGTAACTGGCTGGCTGCCGTGACTGACACCCGGTCTGCACAGTCCGGAATGATCTACGTCCCACATGACGTAGGATGATGCTGCTTATTGGATGCAGGATGCAGTGCCGCCAGAAGCTGTAAGACCTCAATTATGCAGAGATCACAGAGAGGCAGCAGAACATCCTGGAATCTCACCCATGTTCAGGCCCCTCCTCAGGGATGCCTCAGTCCACAGCGACCAATTGCACCGAACACATTAGTCCTTTATTCGCCTGTACATCTTTCTGGGGCCTCAGCCCAAAAAGCTGATTTAAGCTCAGAAAACCCTCCAAACTATTACAGAAGCAAAGATGCTTCTTCAGAGCTGCGCCATCTTggtcagctccttcttcatctCGCTGTATTGGGCACTGAGGCGGCCCACAGCCTTGGCGTGCTCCTCATCCACCTGCTCCTTCAGGAGTGTCTGCTCCTTCATGAACTCCTCCCATTCCTGCCGGTGTCTGTCCATGCACAGCTGCAGCCGAGGGCTCTGGGGCAGACAGACCATCATGTTACAACAGGGAAAGCTGGAGGACACCTGAGCATCTTCTGCGGTCACTGTTGGTCCATATCACTCGCCGTGGTCTACGCTTCCAGCTGAGACAAAGTGAGATTCTCTGCAGACTGAAAGTCGACACCACAGCTGGTGGGTCAATATTTTCAAGTTCACGCAGGAATCTAGACAGTTTATTAGCTCTGCATAATATCTGCACAGGTCGTGCAGGTGAAAGAAAGACCCAGAGCTCATCAATCAGGGACACTAATAACCTGACCATTCATATTTTCGGTCCCAGGAGAAGAAATGTTTCCTGTTACCTGAAGAGCAGGAGTAAAACTTTGCAGCTgatcaaaaagaaaacacacaacAGGATGatctgtgatggacttgctgACCTAAAGACACGGGCAGTGAGATCATAAACAGAAGAGTGGAACAGACTGCAGTTTCCAGTGCCGAAAAGAACGCTCCCCAATTGCTTTGTAGGCAAGCACATAAATGATAGATAGTCTGTTAGTCCAAATGCATCAGTCTGACAGGAGGCTAAAGCACAGGTTTTTTCAGAACTGCTGGATGCACACAGCAAACAGGCTGGGATACAGTTTGAAAGAAGTTCATTTTAAATGCGATCTTGAAGCAGCCCATCCCACCACTAACTGGTACCTTGAACGGGGAAAGCTTCTCTGGGGTGAAACGCTGGTCCCAAATGGTGTGTTTGCTTCGCTCCTGTTCCCCACTGCTCACCTCAGAAATGTGAAGCGCTCACTTTTCAGAAAGGTACCGTGACATTTCAGCATTCCAAACCACTCTGTCAGCCCTGACCCTAGCAAATAACTGCCTTCACCACAATAAATCTCAGCCCTCTCTGCAATTTGGGATGAAGCGACAATTCAGCTTTCTGAGGACACACTCGTGAGACACGGGGGGCCCCGTGCGTCAGAACGACACTACGGGGCTGACCTGGTTATAAACAGACCAAAGACCCCAAAACACATACTGGCACCAGATGTCACTTCCTGCCCATGAACTTCTACCTCCCTGTTAATTCGGAGAGAAGCCAAACAATAAAGGCGAATATTATGGTACGTAGCATGGCATCTAGCAGTAGTGCTTGAAACACAGATTCCCCACACATGAGCTCAGAGTGCTCACCTCTTGGGCCTCTAGCTCCCTCTGCTGGACTCTTTGTGCCATGTGATTCGCCATTTCCACTTGAGAAGAACAAGCACATCAACACAGGCATTAATGATGACAAGATTACAAAGCTGTCTAATTcatacagtgctgtgcaaatGTCTTGGGCAGTCAACAGAAATGTTTAAAACTATGTGGGTAATACGTGCACATTtactcaaaacaaaaaacacaatattaTATTGTGTAATACTACAATATGCAAAGTACGAGTAACACAGTAAAAACTAATGTTCCCCAAaaggttactgatatctagttggatggctagatgaacaccacttcaggtcccaaacttctcctcaggggcacctcagcccttccatgtatttattaaatttcaccaccagctcacttaattgacGAACctaattagtttaaaaaaatcaatgagaCATTAattggtatgaggtgtgctagttgTTGAGTCAAAATTTACATCAGTGTATGAATGGCTGCTGCAGATACTGTGGTGATttcagcagaggttttgaaatggctaagtttacacactttgacagacataatgccAGTTTTACACCAtcgtgaagatcatttaaacatcattttctttggctgcctaagactttcgcACAGTAATGTATATTATTCATACAACACAAATTTCATATCTTTCCTGAGAACAGTTACAGACAAAAAGTAGCAGATTGatcatttgaaaataaaaagtttGGCAAGCAGTGTGTGCTACAGAGCACCACACAGCACAGGAAACATCAGTCCTGGAGTGGATTTCATTCAGGCTCAGAGCTTAGGCGTAATACTCCAGCATCTCCCGGGGGAGAAAAGGGAGGCGGAAGCAGGCTTACAACGCGTCAGAACATCAGGGAGGTGCAACTGCAGGGCTTCAGAACATTCCGGCATGGTTTGGTCAGTGGCCTCCAGGACCGTCCTGCAGAGGTTCTCCAGCAAGCGCCCATCTCTGAAGCCACGCTTCTCCTGGAGTGGTGGGAGTTAAATGGTATTAAACTTCACTGGCATCAGCAGtggaagagggggggggggggggggggcaaaacatGAAAACTGATTATTCATGTAGGAGGTAACAGAGCTGGATTTGGAACATCTCTTTCTATTTAatcttcatattttttttatttattcttcaTATTATTATTCCAAGATAGAATTTATTTAAATCTACTAACCCATGACACATCATGCATCTAAATTAAATTACCTAAGGCCAGTCAGTCCTCTACAGGGACCTGTCGCCCCTCCCTTCTTTTGCCTAGAGataaagcagctcacagagctcCGTTTGTACGCGCATTTATTTGCTGTGATACGCGATGCTCTGTCCAGGGCCGTCTCTGTTACCATCATGTCTTGCGTCTCCTCTCAGGATACCATCATCCTCATAGCATGACATGTTTGCTGGTTACCAACCTCAAACTCCCTCACAAAGTAGCGTATCTCCCCCTGGATTACAGGCCTGTGGTCTGTCAGTCTGGACTGAATGTCCCCGACATCTAAAGGGAAATGCCGAGCGGAGgtgcattagcattagcattagcggTCTCTCCACTTCTTGCCCAGCCTCTGCACCAAACACTCACCTTTAATTATCCGGTCCATGATGTCAGGAAAGCAGCCTGTTGATATTATTAACTAAACCCACTCGCAAGTAACCTGCGAGCTACCTAGCTAACAACCTAACTTTACGCAACCTAAACTTACAATAACACGGCTGTGAAACACACCCCCTTCCGGGTAGTAGTGAGGGGCGTGTCGGTGGAGCGCACCACAAACGGGGGAGTTCCAGCAGATGGAATATTAAATGAAGTTTCAGACCGCATTACATTATTTGCATAAATACCTTAGTAATTAGAAGAATTGGTATTTTCCAAAGCTGATATGTCTGGGACGCAAGTATGCAATCTCTGGAGTTACTATCCTACCCTAATActgaaaaactaaaataaatataaacacGAACACCCAATGGACCTGTCTGCATATTACGAAAAGATGTAACGATCACTGCCGAAATATATATACTTATGTACCAAGTAGAGACGtccaatttttaattttaattctcACGTCAAGCGAAAACTTGCACAACATAATACACAATGAATCTCGCTGACATTAAATCTGTATGTTatggatttaaaaaaacaaaatcctttgtaatacaaaaaaatatcacTGTGGTTATCTGAAAACTGCATGTTATCttttttaaattcatttttatttatatcgtatattaatatttaaatcTTATGCTACAGGGAGTTAATGAAAGgttatttattaataaaagtTGCTGGCTTCGAATTTCACGTGTCGCATGGTAAAAAGAACATTTAATATGCATATTTACAAGGTGAATTTTATTCTCACGTTGTGATGTTTTAAGATTGCATATTACAGAAAATTATAAAATACTGTACACAAATCTCCAAAATTTCCATTCATGGGATTAATAACATTCATCTTATAAAGTTAATTTTAAAGGATACATTGGAAAGAAATGGCAATGTAAACTTAATTTACAAATTTaccaaaaaaaagtattttatgatTTATTCTCGATACCATTGTCAGTTAATGCTCTTTCCTAGATTTAATTAGTATATAATTATTATGGTGAAAGGGCCAGGAGGAATAAACCAGATTTGTGAGGCTCCTTTGTCTTCGTGGCCCCAAATGGGCCCTTTCTGTTCTGTCACACCGCTCCCTGGATGCCTGAACAAACACGCGCAATACTCTCTCACGTACTCCCCCTTGTGGCCATGAATGTATGGCAAGCGGTTTTAGCTCTAAGTAATTTCTGGAGAATATTCTTGATATCAGAAATTCAATTATTCAACTAGTTATAATGTGTATTTACTTCTGTATTCTGATATCAACAATTGCTATTTGATATCGGAAACTGGTATTTTAACTAGCTAAAAATTGAATTATAACTAGTTACAACTGAATTCCTGTTCAATTCCAGCTCCCATTGAGATGAACGAGAAAAATGTTTTGAAGCTAACTAGCTAAAATCAAATTTTGTTTAAAGTTAAAGTTAAAAATGAGTTTGTGATATCCTCTAAAAATGAATGACAGCTAAAGCAGCTTGCCACATGAATGATTCCTTACTCATTTCAGTTGCAGAGGAGACCCGATGTATATCATTGTGTTTGCCTTGTAAGACATCCCATAATTGAACATACCCCACGGACTGACTTTGAATTACTCATAGCCTCATGCTGTCCACCCTGGGGGGGTAATCATGCTGACACCCTACTTTTCTGTGGCATCCCTGAGCCCGGCATTGAACCCATGTGTACAGTTTCCTGGGATAAAAGCCACCAGTCTTCCTCCTGTGGGAGGCAGCGCAGTGCTGTTCCTTGCTGTGATTAACTGTCGACGCACTGCCATTCATTCCCTGAGGCCCCAGCTGACGATCATCCTCTGCAATTGTGGCTTCAGCCCCGCCGACCGCTGCCAGTGGGCAGGAATGGCCAGACCTGTTGAGGCAGAGCCTCTACACGCTGTCGCCCGGCAGACTGACATCCGCAACGGCGTAGAAGTGCGGACGGCCCGGACCAGAGTGACAGGAACGCTGGCAGCAGGACCCCGTGATGGGGGGAGTGGGCTGCCATTTCCAGAACCAGACAGAGGGGGCCCCGGCCCGGGGCGGTGGTATTTGGAGTGCTGTCTCGTCAGATTAGACGTGGCCTGGCCTCGTTTGAAGCCCAACCTGGACAGACGGGCCCCAGCAGGCAGAAAGCGTTCAGGCAGATGATGTCAGGAGGACAGAGATGATCCAGCGCAGGACCAAGGAGACAGATGACACCCAGCAGGGAAAGAAGCCAAACGTGTAAGCATGCACGGTGCAGCTGGCTCGCCCTGGGGTACCTGCCTCTCTGAAGCCAGGAGCTGTCAAATTAGTTCACGGGACTGGAAAGGCTGAGGAGACTTTGCTTCTTGTGGCGTCTAGAAAACCTCTCCATTCATCCTTGCTTCCTCTGCCCCAAAAAGGTAAAGGGAACACTGAGGGATAAGAAACATGCAGAGACGGCCGTCccctcctgtgtgtgcagggtgcaGGACGCATACGTGCAGCCAAGGGCAGATTCAGAATCAATGCGCGCGTTAATCACCTGGGACAGCAAGGTGGCTGCTTCCACTGAGCGGCTCAGTCTTTGTTTACATGCCTTGTTTATATATTAATGTGACCAGGATTCACTCATTTGCAagaaaaacaagacaaaaaacAACACATCATCTTATATAACTGATTATGTGTGACATTTAAAAACTGCCCTCACTTTAAAAAGATGAACCTACTTTCACTTAGTTAAACAAGAAGGAATATGAAAGATTTACTTTATTTACCAGAGGTGGGTCTAAGCCATCTTTttttttgcggggggggggttcatctcTAAGTGACTTTACCTGACCAGGATAACTGGTTAGCAGATGGATGCGTACTGGAATATTATATCAATGTTATATGTAAAAATTAACCCGTCCCTGGTAATTAAGATACTCATGTCATGACCCAGCCACAATGTTCCCACATACGAACCTTTTTCATCCCCACATAGTTTCCAGTCCTGCTGCGGGTGGGGGCCGGAACATGTACCCCCAGTCTCTGACCCGTCATGCCACAAAACCCCCATGGCAGGAAGTGAACCTTCAGACCCCCCCCTCTGAATGTCATGTCCAACTGGTTTTGGGAAGAGGAAATTCCCCTGTCCTTTCCTTTTAGAGAAGCACTATCCTGTGAGGACCTGCCCCGTGAGGACCTGTCTTGGAGGACCTGTCTATGAGAACCTGCCCCATGTCGAACATGTTTTGTGAGGACCTGCCATGTGAGGACCTGTCTTGGAGGACCTGTCTATGAGAACCTGTCTATGAGAACCTGCCCCATGTCGAACATGTTTTGTGAGGACCTGCCCCATGAGGGTCTGACTTGTGAGGACTTGGCCCATGTTGACCATGTTTTGTGAGGACCTGCCTTGTGAGGACCTGTCTATGAGAACCTGCCCCATGTCGACCATGTTTTGTGAGGACCTGCCCCATGAGGGTCTGACTTGTGAGGACTTGACCCATGTTGACCATGTTTTGTGAGGACCTGCCATGTGAGGACCTGTCTTGTGAGGACCTGTCTATGAGAACCTGCCCCATGTCGACCATGTTTTGTGAGGACCTGCCCCATGAGGGTCTGACTTGTGAGGACTTGGTCCATGTTGACCTGCTCAGTGAGGACCTGTCCAGTAAGGATCTGCCCAGTGAGGATGTGCCCTATCTGGACCTACCCTGTAAGGACCAGCCCCATGAGGACCTGTCCCATGTGGACAGACCCTGTTAAGACCTGCCTAGTGAGGATCTGTCTTGTCAGGACATGCCCCATAAAGATTTGCCCTGTGAGGACCTTCCCCATGAGGGTTTGCCCAGTGAAGACCTGCCCTATGAGGATCTGCCCAGTGAGGACCTGCCTAATGAGGACCTGCCACATGAGGTTCTGCCCAGAGAGGACCTGGCCAGTCACTGCCTGTAGGTCTGTCTGCAAGGACACATGTAGCTGCACAGACTGGAGCACTGATGCTGGGGGGGGCTGGACTCACAAGTGGACCAGCATACCATGGAACACGCTATCagcaattttaaaatgaaatatggGTGGGGGTCGACTGGGGGTAAATCAATTTCACAGCACATGTGCTCATAAGCAGACAGTCATGGCTGATGTACCCTGTAcccgggcactgaattagccACCCCCTGCTATGGCACATTGTTACATATggattaaatgcagaggacacatttcgtcatGCGCACTGCGGTGCGTCAACAATGCCCTTTGATTACTAAATTCTACCACTCTTCAACATCAGAGCATTTATGCTGCCGACTGCAAACACCGTCCTCTCACTAAAAACAAATCATGTGAAAAATGAAACACACTCTTCCATGTCATTTCCTGTCCATAAAACAGGATattctgaaagttaaaacatatataaattATAGTGACATCACTTCTTAGAATAAATGCAGCGTTCAATAAATTCCCCCTCATCTGGAGCCCGAGTAGAACGTGTGGAGCCCCCCAGGAAGAAAAAGGCCATCTGTGCCAGACCAGGCATGAACATGGTTCCCAGGGACGAGGTGCAAAGACAGCCTGGGTAAGGAGGAAATCTGGGGTGCGATTTTCCTGTTATTAGGATATGTGCGATATGAGTGCGAGGGCGCCTACAGGACAGGCCAGTCACTGCAGATACATTTCCCTTTATTTACCTGCTGCAGACAGTTGGCATTTACACAGACATCGAAGGGGGAGGCATTTGAAGCACAGagt from Brienomyrus brachyistius isolate T26 chromosome 1, BBRACH_0.4, whole genome shotgun sequence includes:
- the bloc1s5 gene encoding biogenesis of lysosome-related organelles complex 1 subunit 5 isoform X2, with amino-acid sequence MDRIIKDVGDIQSRLTDHRPVIQGEIRYFVREFEEKRGFRDGRLLENLCRTVLEATDQTMPECSEALQLHLPDVLTRLEMANHMAQRVQQRELEAQESPRLQLCMDRHRQEWEEFMKEQTLLKEQVDEEHAKAVGRLSAQYSEMKKELTKMAQL
- the bloc1s5 gene encoding biogenesis of lysosome-related organelles complex 1 subunit 5 isoform X1 yields the protein MDRIIKDVGDIQSRLTDHRPVIQGEIRYFVREFEEKRGFRDGRLLENLCRTVLEATDQTMPECSEALQLHLPDVLTRLEMANHMAQRVQQRELEAQEVSKSITDHPVVCFLFDQLQSFTPALQSPRLQLCMDRHRQEWEEFMKEQTLLKEQVDEEHAKAVGRLSAQYSEMKKELTKMAQL